A segment of the Patescibacteria group bacterium genome:
TTGGTCTAATTCTGAAAGAACATTTTTTAATTCTCCGACATTTCCTTGTTCTTTGAAATTATATTCTTGATATTCTATATTGAGTTCTGTATCATCATAATTTACTTCATGATATGCAGCAAAACATGTATTTGATAGTACAAGTGTAAAGTATGTAATAAACATTATAGAATATATTTTTTTCATTTTTATTTTTTTGCCTTTTTATTTTTTTATTATAGAATTCAATATTGCCAATTCTTCATTTGCCTTAATTACAATTTCTTTTATATTTCCTTGCTTATTGGTGGCTAAGTTTTTTATATACAAATTTTTGAAAATTAATTTTCTTATATCAGCATTTCTCTCTCCTATTCCACCGCTAAAAACTATCGCATCTATATTTGGCATAAGTGTTATGTATGATGATATATATCTTTGAATTTTGTATATAAACATGTTTAGTGCTAATTTTGCTAGTTTTTTATTGTTATCACTTTTTATAATATGAGTTTTGTAGTTTTTGATTTTATATCCATTTAGTATCATTACATCCCGAAGATCATCTAAATTAGAAATACCCTTTATTCCTGACTCAAAATTTATCATTTTATCAATTCTCTCTATATTTACATTGTGTTTTTTGTTCAAGAAATTGATAATGGATGAGTCTATATCCCCAGATCTTGTGAGCATCATAAGTCCTGAATTTGGTGTAAAACCCATAGATATTTCTATTGCTTTACCATTTTTTATAGCTGAAATACTAGATCCACCACCTAAATGGCAAGTTATTAAATTGCATTTGTTTTTATTTTTTTTCAAAATTTTTGCACTATCTTCCAACATTTTCTGATGTGAAAATCCATGAAATCCAAATTTTCTGATATTATATTTTTTGCTGAAAGATAAGTTTATTGGATATGTATATACTTTTTCTTCTAATGTAGAAAAAAACATAGTATCAAATACACCATATTGTTTTGTGTTTTTCCAAATAGATAATGATTCTTGTGCTGTGCTTAGGTTTATTGGATTGTGAAGCGGAGCCAGGTCATTGTATTTTTCAATTTTTTCTATAGTAGACTTGTTTAATATTACTGGTTTTGTAAATTCACTTCCACCATGAACTATTCTATGAACAATAAAATCAAACTTTATATTCTGAAATTTATTTTTTATAATATTTAATGCTTCTTTGTGATCTGAAATTTTGTAATGATCTATTTTTCCATCTAAGTCTATTATAGACTTTTGTGATCCAATTTTTTCTATTATTCCATTTGCAAATTCATTTTTGTCATTATCAAAAATTTTGAATTTTAGAGATGTACTTCCACTATTTAGTATTAATATTTTGCTTTTTTCTTTTGTCATAATATTATATTGCCTTTTGTGTTTTGTTTTATGTTAGCTGCATTTGCTTCATCCAAATCAAGATGAATTTTTTTTACAAATCCTTCTCCGATTCTTACAACTATTTCATCAAATATTAAAGCTCTATCTCCAGTTAGTTCTAATTTTATTTTTTGTCCATCTTTCAAATTCATTTCTTCTGCCTCATCAGGAGAAATATGTAAATGTCTTTTTGCTATTATAAGCCCACTTTCCAAATCCACTTCGTTTATTGGTCCTACTATTTTTATACCTGGAGTATTGTCTAAATCTCCAGACAATTTTATTGGGGTGTCTATTCCTAATATATATGTATCAGATTTGAGAATTTCTACTTGAGTTTTATCTCTGTATGGTCCAAGAATTCTAACATTTTCAATTTTTCCTTTTGGTCCCATTATCATTACAGTTTCATTTGATGCAAAATCATCTGACTGAGATAATTTATTTTTCATTGTGAGTTCATATTCTGGGCCATATAATTTTTCAAACAAATCTTTTGTTATATGTATGTGTCTATTTGAATATTCTATTTCTACTTCTAATTTATCCGCCATATATTTATTTATTGGATTATTTTTTAAATTTTAACAATTTTTCTATTTCATTTCTTTTCATAAGTCCACGTTGTGCACCTATTTTTGATACGACATTTCCACTTTGCTGTATTGCAAGTTTTAGACTTTTTTCTAAATCATTTTTGTATAATATCATACCTGATACAAAACTTGATCCATATGCGTCCCCTGCTCCTGTCGTATTCATACATTTTTGTATAGTAGCTTTTTTGTAATATAACTTTTTGCCATCAAATATATATGCACCATTTATGCCATCTGTTATAGACACTATTTCTGCACCCCATGAATGTATTATTCTTATAATATTTTCTATATTATTAGTTTTTATTCCAGAAGATGATACTAATTCTATTGCTTCATCTTTGTTTATATTGAAAAAGTTTATATTTTTTAAATATTTTTTGAAAAATTTGTTTCCATATTTAATTTGTTTCTCTCCCGGATTCCATGCAATTTTTATATTTTTTGCAGTAGCTTTTTTGAATATATTATCTATGTTTTGTTTTATAATATTTTCTTTGCCACTAAGAGATGCTATATAAAACCATTTTGCATTTATTTTTGCTAATTTTTCTTTTGATATAATTAGTTCATTATTTGAGCCACGATGACCAAATATAGTGTGTTCATTATCATGTTTGTAATTTATTATAAAAGAAAAACCAGAATAATATTTTTTATCTTGAGTTATATACTTTGTATCTACTTTTTTGTTTTTTAATTCCTTTAAAATTAATTCCCCTATCCAATCTGTTCCCAAGTTTAAAAATGTAGATGTTTTTAATCCTAAAATAGAGCAATTTATAGCAGTATTCATGCCACCACCACCAAATGTTATTGTGATGTCATTTGAAAGTATTTTTGCTCCATATTCAAAAGCGATAAGTTTTTGTTTTAAAATATTTTTTTTGTTGTTTATTATTTCGGCATCGCTAGTATAATACATTATATCCTGCGTTGCTCCACCTATTGTGATAATGTCGTATTTCTTCATATATAAAAAATTTATTAGATTAAAATCTAAATCATATTTATTATATCAGAAAAGAGCATATGATTGAAGTTTTTGGCTTATATAAAAACCGGGTGTTGGAGCCCAGTTTTGATGATCTAAAAGATTGGGTAAATAGGAATCCTCTAAAACAGAATTGTGGGTAAAATTTTGGGTACAAAACCAAGGTTTTGTATCACATAAATTCCCAATGTTATAGATGTAAAGTTCCTTTTTTTCAATCTTCTAGATATGTACATTATACCATTTTTGAAATAATAAATAAAATCAAGTCAAATGACCTGATTCTATTTATATTTTATATGTTTGTATTTTTAAAATGCTACTTGATCCACGCTCCTTGAATATTCATGTATGTCATCAGGAGAAAACCAATGACTTATTTCATGATTTGCTTCTTCAGGTGTTTCAGACGCATGAACTATATTTCTTACAGCTCTTTTGCCTTTGTTTGCAGCAACTGGTGAATCAACTGAATAATCCCCTCTTATTGTTCCCATTTCAGCCATAGATGGCATTGTAGGACCAGCCAATTTTCGAACCATATCAACAGCATGTACACCTTGAATTATCATTTTTACAAGTGGTGCTGATGTCATGAAGTCTATTAACCAACCTCTTACCATTTTTCCTATTTCAAGAGTATCTATTGTACCAACCTCTTGTATTGCATCGTATCCATATTTTTCATATGTTTGAAGTGTTTTTTCACCTACTCTTTTTATCCAAACTTCATCTTTTGGATAATGATCATCCATTTGTTTCTGAGTTGGTTGAAACATTTGTAGAGCTACTACTTTTAGTCCACGTTGCTCTATTCTTTTTATAATTTCTCCTGTTAAACCTCTCCTTACGCCATCAGGTTTTACCATTAAAAATGTTCTTTCTTGCCTTGGGTTGTCCATATTTTTTTATACTAATTTATAATACTAATATACGAACTTTACTAATTATACTAATTTCATTTGTATAATTGGTATGTCATTTGTATATTGGTATTGTTTGTTATTTTTTTGATAATACTTCTTTTACTTTATCTACAACTTGAGAAGGGGTAAGATTTGCTTTTACTAAATATCCTATAGCACCAAGTTTATTCCCTTTTTCTACATCTTCTTCTTGTCCTAGATTTGTAAGCATGATTATTGGTATATTTTTTGTTTCAGGTGTTGATTTCAATTCTTTTAATACCATAAAACCATCCATTTCAGGCATTATTATATCAAGGAGTATTATATCAGGCTTTTCTTCTCTTGCAACTTCAATTCCTTTTTTTCCATTTTCAGCCTGTACAGTTTCAAAACCTTCTTTTTCAAATTTTGCTATATACATATTTACGAGCATTGTCTCGTCCTCTACTATTAATACTTTTGTTTTTTTATCCGGCATAATTATAATTGCTTAATTGATTATTAGATTATTAGATTAATAGTTTTTTAATCTAGCTTTGGATATTTTTCCGAAGTCGATTTTATTATAACATAAGTTATTTATAAGTAAATATTGAGTATTTACTTTTTAAAATACTTTTCTCCATCACTATATATAATTATATCTCCTGATTGATCATTTCTAAGAATTTGAGTATTGATTTTTTCTAGTCTTTGAAGTGTTTCTTGATGTGGATGATTGAATGAGTTATCAATACCAACTTGAATTACAGAAATTTGTGGTTTTACATATTCCAAAAAATA
Coding sequences within it:
- the pduL gene encoding phosphate propanoyltransferase, encoding MADKLEVEIEYSNRHIHITKDLFEKLYGPEYELTMKNKLSQSDDFASNETVMIMGPKGKIENVRILGPYRDKTQVEILKSDTYILGIDTPIKLSGDLDNTPGIKIVGPINEVDLESGLIIAKRHLHISPDEAEEMNLKDGQKIKLELTGDRALIFDEIVVRIGEGFVKKIHLDLDEANAANIKQNTKGNIIL
- a CDS encoding nucleoside-diphosphate kinase, whose product is MDNPRQERTFLMVKPDGVRRGLTGEIIKRIEQRGLKVVALQMFQPTQKQMDDHYPKDEVWIKRVGEKTLQTYEKYGYDAIQEVGTIDTLEIGKMVRGWLIDFMTSAPLVKMIIQGVHAVDMVRKLAGPTMPSMAEMGTIRGDYSVDSPVAANKGKRAVRNIVHASETPEEANHEISHWFSPDDIHEYSRSVDQVAF
- a CDS encoding response regulator → MPDKKTKVLIVEDETMLVNMYIAKFEKEGFETVQAENGKKGIEVAREEKPDIILLDIIMPEMDGFMVLKELKSTPETKNIPIIMLTNLGQEEDVEKGNKLGAIGYLVKANLTPSQVVDKVKEVLSKK
- a CDS encoding carbohydrate kinase family protein — protein: MKKYDIITIGGATQDIMYYTSDAEIINNKKNILKQKLIAFEYGAKILSNDITITFGGGGMNTAINCSILGLKTSTFLNLGTDWIGELILKELKNKKVDTKYITQDKKYYSGFSFIINYKHDNEHTIFGHRGSNNELIISKEKLAKINAKWFYIASLSGKENIIKQNIDNIFKKATAKNIKIAWNPGEKQIKYGNKFFKKYLKNINFFNINKDEAIELVSSSGIKTNNIENIIRIIHSWGAEIVSITDGINGAYIFDGKKLYYKKATIQKCMNTTGAGDAYGSSFVSGMILYKNDLEKSLKLAIQQSGNVVSKIGAQRGLMKRNEIEKLLKFKK
- a CDS encoding acetate/propionate family kinase; this encodes MTKEKSKILILNSGSTSLKFKIFDNDKNEFANGIIEKIGSQKSIIDLDGKIDHYKISDHKEALNIIKNKFQNIKFDFIVHRIVHGGSEFTKPVILNKSTIEKIEKYNDLAPLHNPINLSTAQESLSIWKNTKQYGVFDTMFFSTLEEKVYTYPINLSFSKKYNIRKFGFHGFSHQKMLEDSAKILKKNKNKCNLITCHLGGGSSISAIKNGKAIEISMGFTPNSGLMMLTRSGDIDSSIINFLNKKHNVNIERIDKMINFESGIKGISNLDDLRDVMILNGYKIKNYKTHIIKSDNNKKLAKLALNMFIYKIQRYISSYITLMPNIDAIVFSGGIGERNADIRKLIFKNLYIKNLATNKQGNIKEIVIKANEELAILNSIIKK